Part of the Flavobacterium sp. MDT1-60 genome, TAATTCATTTTGCGAATTAATCACGTTATAAAAGTTTTTATTAGATAATTTTCGGATTTTCCATTAAAATCGGTTTGGTTATTCCTGAATATTCAAACCTTTTCCTTAATTTTTGATTTTTGTCTATTTTTTCTTTCATTTTTTTGTAGATATGGTTTTTTTTAAAAGCTTTTTTTGGAATAATAAAATTAAAGCAGGATAGCACAGGACGGTTGAACTTCGCAATCGTTATATTTTTGAGGTAAATAAATAAATGTGATTTTAACATTTAAACACAAGAAATGTTAATTTAAATTTAGAATACATTTTTTTATAAAACAAAAACTAACTAACTAATAATGACTAACCAAAACAAAACATTTATGAAACAAACACTTATAAAGAGATGTAGTTTTCTTTTGTTTATGCTGATGAGTATTTTGGCTTCAGCTCAAAGCTCAAGTGATGTAACAATTACAGGAACTGTAACAGATGATTTAGGAGGCTTGCTTCCGGGAGTTAACGTAACTGAAAAATCATCAAAAAATACTGTTACGACAGGTTTTGATGGACAGTATAAAATTAAAGTGAAAGCTGGTGCAACATTAGTTTTCTCTTACATTGGTATGAAGAAAGCTGAAGTTTCTTTGGCAGGACGTACAAAACTTGATTATAAAATGCAATCAGACTCTAATCAATTAGAGGATATTGTAGTAGTGGCATATGGTAGCCAGAAAAAGAATAATGTTACGGGAGCTATTGTTGCTTTAAAACCAGATGATTTTCAGGATTTACCTGTTTCAAATTTATCTGAAGCATTGAGAGGTTTAACTCCAGGTGTAAGCGTATCAGGAGGTGCGACTCGTCCAGGTGAAGCTGCAACTCTTCAGATTCGTCAAACTTTTGGATTTTCCAAGGATGGTAATTCAAATATTCCATTAGTGGTTATTGATGATATGGTGCAAATTGATCCTCAAAACGGTAAACCTACTTTGGATACCTTTAATCAATTGGATCCTTCAGAAATTGAAAGTATCACAGTCTTAAAAGATGGTTCTGCAGCGATTTACGGATCGAGAGCATCACAAGGAGCCGTTATCGTAAAGACAAAAAGAGGAAAATCTGGAAAAACACAGTTTACCTACTATAGTCAATATTCATTTAATGATGCAGTAAGCCATAGTAAAACAATGGATGCTTATGAGCATGGGATTTGGAAAAATAGATTTTTGAATTCAAATTTAGATCAGAATACTGCTAATTATTTTTCTCCAGCTGAGCTTGAACAAATGAAAGGTTTAGATTATGATTGGCTTAAAAAAGCATGGAAACCTGCTACTCAGCAAAGACAGTCTCTTTCTGCAAGTGGAGGAACCGAAAAAGCGACTTATTTTGCCGGTATTACGTACTTTGATCAAGGACCTAACTTAGGAGAACAAGATTATAAAAAATGGAATTTCAGAACGGGAACTACAATAAAAATTTCCCAGGATTTAGTATTCTCTGCGTCCATTTCTGCTATTACGACAGATGTCACTAAATCATACTCTAAGGCTTCAGCAAACTTAAACGATAGCAGTTTTGGTTCGCTTGCCGGAGGAGAACAGGCAGATTATGCTTACTTATTACACATGCCTAAATACATTCCATGGGAAACTACTTTAAATGGTAATACATATTGGATGTCTCCTTTTCCACGTACAGATCGTAACTTAGGAAGTGCAAACTCTAATACGACTATTGCAGGATGGAACTATTTTGCAGGTTTGGATGCCGGAAAACAAACAGAAGAGCAGTTTTCATATAATGTGAATTTGTCTCTTGAATATAAATTGCCATTTGTAAAAGGTTTAAGCGTAAAAGGAAGCTTTGCCAGAAGCCAATCTAGTAGTTACACAGAGCAGTATCAATTACCTTATGATTTACTTAGAATTTCCAATCATCATACACAGGATAATCATCTATTAAATCCAAATTCAATTTTTGCAAATAATGGAGCTCCAGAAACTAATATCCGTGGTTCCAGAGCTTATTATACAACAGATTTGGATAAAGTAATACAGGGTAACTTTTTTGCAAC contains:
- a CDS encoding SusC/RagA family TonB-linked outer membrane protein, which encodes MKQTLIKRCSFLLFMLMSILASAQSSSDVTITGTVTDDLGGLLPGVNVTEKSSKNTVTTGFDGQYKIKVKAGATLVFSYIGMKKAEVSLAGRTKLDYKMQSDSNQLEDIVVVAYGSQKKNNVTGAIVALKPDDFQDLPVSNLSEALRGLTPGVSVSGGATRPGEAATLQIRQTFGFSKDGNSNIPLVVIDDMVQIDPQNGKPTLDTFNQLDPSEIESITVLKDGSAAIYGSRASQGAVIVKTKRGKSGKTQFTYYSQYSFNDAVSHSKTMDAYEHGIWKNRFLNSNLDQNTANYFSPAELEQMKGLDYDWLKKAWKPATQQRQSLSASGGTEKATYFAGITYFDQGPNLGEQDYKKWNFRTGTTIKISQDLVFSASISAITTDVTKSYSKASANLNDSSFGSLAGGEQADYAYLLHMPKYIPWETTLNGNTYWMSPFPRTDRNLGSANSNTTIAGWNYFAGLDAGKQTEEQFSYNVNLSLEYKLPFVKGLSVKGSFARSQSSSYTEQYQLPYDLLRISNHHTQDNHLLNPNSIFANNGAPETNIRGSRAYYTTDLDKVIQGNFFATYARTFGNHNVSAMVGYEQSEAWNKQVRLAYEGTSKDFLGNSTTAGPISTNSQAVKVESGTQSYLGRVNYSFKDRYLVEFIFRSDASTKFAPQNYWGSFPGAQLGWVMSKEDWFTDNVSWVNNLKLRYSIGKTGKDNIDYWRWLQFYEPLPDKGAQFGSNGGLLGGGITPRPNPNENVHWDTTIKNNIGIDLAFLRNRLQVSADYYYDKTTDALIGLAGEAGTPITVGGGFAEVNYAAIDAWGTEFSLNWSDKIKDFSYNVGVNFAFSDNEVKKYPNLARTDANTNITEVGSSTFFPTWGFKTWKETSTGDGILRTDQDVTNYWNYLTERATAAGVLPTYMGINNVTAMRKGMLAYEDTAGVYNASEGTQAGADGRIMRNEDYVKLAKNNRTYGFTSNLGFRYKTFYFRTQIQTSWGGYRTIDLVKQGTASAHNDWAHESFWTDMYDATDNPNGKYPNMGQQDYIFAPSDFWQLDTFRCVIRNMTVGFELPREAMKQLNIQKATLGVTGNNLWDLYNPYPDHYRNMYDDSASRYPTLRTWSINLNVSF